A genomic region of Sander vitreus isolate 19-12246 chromosome 11, sanVit1, whole genome shotgun sequence contains the following coding sequences:
- the kbtbd7 gene encoding kelch repeat and BTB domain-containing protein 7 produces the protein MASALSCFSGPEVLEDVNHARGLMDELKLLYNCRLLGDVTIGVEWEEESLEHSGESARGDVDQLFLCSRNVLAAASPYFKSMFTGGLNESMQQRVVIRGVDFESMSVIIDYCYTGRVTITESNVQRLYAAANMLQLEYIRKACSSFMTRRLDLSNCVGILKFADTYDNPELKENAQAFIARNFSQVCIGEELCELDLMQLKEMLSLDTLDVDCERKVCSAALQWIEANAPQKREDALQALKCVRWNLFTEKDKCYLEGLMARPLIEKYLASFFNRSAEDGCGMSATLDIPKHRIGVSAKEMILFFGLPNDNIMCCDPYSEDLYFMAPPLEDLSSQDYKRSTMESLIACATPENNLYLASHLSKHFWLYNPVLNSWQELAERPLGRMHSGMGYLNGHVYLLGGRNPVTDARLKEVECYSVQRNQWTFVAPLPHSLGKMQVVALNDHLYVVNKRRMLCYDPKRNRWRHCGSLRRDKLHKACVYQDQIICVCDIPVVKAYSPTRGEWKRLGDIPIDSRALNYQVIQHNNKLLLLTQTLLQHNKNRVLIHEYDPARDTWKNIMAVYVSTLGPVCVSTRVYPACLGSAHSFSTEEDDDSGSSADWDFDGLTDADSDSGSSSSFSDENW, from the coding sequence ATGGCTTCGGCGCTGAGTTGCTTCAGTGGTCCCGAGGTGTTGGAGGACGTGAATCACGCTCGGGGTTTGATGGACGAGTTGAAATTACTGTACAACTGCCGGCTGCTCGGGGACGTAACTATCGGAGTTGAGTGGGAAGAGGAGTCACTGGAGCACAGCGGGGAGTCAGCCAGAGGTGACGTTGACCAACTTTTCCTGTGTAGTCGCAACGTCCTCGCCGCTGCCAGCCCTTACTTCAAAAGCATGTTCACCGGGGGTTTAAATGAGAGCATGCAGCAGAGAGTGGTCATCCGCGGGGTGGACTTTGAGTCCATGTCTGTTATCATCGACTATTGTTACACTGGCAGGGTGACCATCACGGAGAGCAACGTCCAGAGGCTGTACGCAGCGGCCAATATGCTCCAGCTTGAGTACATCAGGAAAGCATGCTCCAGTTTCATGACAAGGAGGCTGGACCTCTCAAACTGTGTGGGGATACTGAAATTTGCAGACACATATGACAACCCTGAATTGAAGGAGAATGCTCAAGCTTTCATAGCCAGGAACTTCAGCCAGGTGTGTATTGGAGAGGAGCTTTGTGAGCTGGATTTGATGCAGCTGAAGGAGATGTTGTCTCTGGACACTTTGGATGTGGACTGTGAAAGGAAGGTATGCTCAGCTGCTTTGCAGTGGATAGAGGCGAATGCACCACAGAAAAGGGAGGATGCACTACAGGCACTGAAGTGTGTGCGCTGGAACTTGTTTACAGAGAAGGACAAGTGTTACCTTGAGGGCCTTATGGCAAGGCCTTTAATTGAGAAGTACCTTGCATCTTTTTTTAACAGGTCTGCAGAGGATGGCTGTGGAATGTCTGCAACTCTGGACATACCAAAACACAGAATAGGTGTAAGTGCAAAAGAAATGATTCTCTTCTTCGGCCTACCTAATGACAACATAATGTGCTGTGACCCTTACTCAGAGGACTTGTATTTCATGGCTCCTCCTTTAGAAGACCTCAGCAGTCAGGATTACAAACGTTCCACCATGGAGTCTTTAATCGCCTGTGCCACACCTGAAAACAACTTGTACCTAGCCTCCCACCTCTCTAAACATTTCTGGCTGTACAACCCTGTGCTCAACAGTTGGCAGGAGTTGGCAGAGAGACCACTGGGGAGGATGCACTCTGGGATGGGCTACCTCAACGGTCATGTGTACCTTTTGGGAGGAAGAAATCCAGTGACGGATGCCAGACTTAAGGAGGTGGAGTGTTACAGTGTCCAGAGGAACCAGTGGACATTTGTGGCTCCTTTGCCTCATTCTTTGGGTAAAATGCAGGTGGTGGCACTAAATGACCACCTGTATGTGGTGAACAAAAGGAGAATGCTTTGCTATGATCCCAAAAGGAACCGCTGGCGCCACTGTGGGTCACTGAGAAGGGACAAGCTTCACAAGGCCTGCGTGTATCAGGACCagatcatctgtgtgtgtgacatcccTGTGGTGAAAGCCTACAGCCCCACCAGGGGAGAGTGGAAGAGGTTGGGTGACATTCCCATTGACAGCCGTGCTCTAAATTACCAGGTGATCCAGCACAACAACAAGCTGCTCCTCCTCACCCAGACTTTATtgcagcacaacaaaaacaGGGTCCTCATCCATGAATACGACCCAGCCAGGGACACATGGAAGAACATCATGGCAGTGTATGTGTCCACCCtggggcctgtgtgtgtttcaacaCGCGTGTACCCGGCATGCCTTGGCTCTGCCCACAGCTTCTCTACAGAGGAGGATGACGACAGTGGCTCCAGTGCCGACTGGGACTTTGATGGGTTGACAGACGCAGACTCTGACTCGGGCAGCTCTAGCTCTTTCTCAGACGAGAACTGGTAG
- the LOC144525445 gene encoding ras-related protein Rab-33B isoform X2 produces the protein MATENKPGDEFDTVFGQNDSLELSSHHDYETVHARIFKIIVIGDSNVGKTCLTYRFCGGTFLKNPEATIGVDFRERTLELDGETIKIWDTAGQERFRKSMVEHYYRSVHAVIFVYDVTSLSSFESIPEWIEECSRHCVGPLVPRVVVGNKCDLRDRREVPTTAAQCLADSYNFPLFETSAKEPAEKEHVDAIFLTLAYRLKSHKPLRLKQPSESNVSYLWNQREQEAATCQC, from the exons ATGGCAACAGAAAACAAACCTGGGGACGAATTTGACACCGTTTTCGGTCAAAATGACTCCTTAGAGCTGTCTTCGCACCACGATTATGAGACTGTACACGCTCGGATTTTCAAGATAATAGTCATAGGAGATTCAAATGTGGGAAAGACGTGTTTGACTTACAGATTCTGCGGGGGCACTTTCCTGAAAAACCCCGAGGCAACGATCGGGGTCGATTTCAGAGAGAGGACGCTAGAGCTTGATGGGGAGACTATCAAG ATCTGGGACACGGCAGGTCAGGAGCGTTTCAGGAAGAGCATGGTGGAGCACTACTACCGCAGCGTCCATGCCGTCATCTTCGTGTATGACGTGACCAGCCTCTCCTCCTTTGAGAGCATACCTGAGTGGATTGAAGAGTGCAGCCGACACTGTGTGGGCCCCCTTGTGCCCCGTGTGGTGGTGGGAAACAAGTGCGACCTGAGGGACCGCCGGGAGGTCCCCACCACGGCTGCCCAGTGTCTTGCTGACAGCTACAACTTCCCACTCTTTGAGACTTCAGCCAAAGAACCTGCTGAGAAGGAACATGTTGATGCCATCTTTCTAACTTTGGCTTATAGACTGAAGAGCCACAAACCCCTGAGACTGAAGCAGCCAAGTGAGAGTAATGTCAGTTATCTGTGGAACCAGAGAGAGCAGGAAGCAGCAACTTGCCAATGCTGA
- the LOC144525445 gene encoding ras-related protein Rab-33B isoform X1: MATENKPGDEFDTVFGQNDSLELSSHHDYETVHARIFKIIVIGDSNVGKTCLTYRFCGGTFLKNPEATIGVDFRERTLELDGETIKLQIWDTAGQERFRKSMVEHYYRSVHAVIFVYDVTSLSSFESIPEWIEECSRHCVGPLVPRVVVGNKCDLRDRREVPTTAAQCLADSYNFPLFETSAKEPAEKEHVDAIFLTLAYRLKSHKPLRLKQPSESNVSYLWNQREQEAATCQC, translated from the exons ATGGCAACAGAAAACAAACCTGGGGACGAATTTGACACCGTTTTCGGTCAAAATGACTCCTTAGAGCTGTCTTCGCACCACGATTATGAGACTGTACACGCTCGGATTTTCAAGATAATAGTCATAGGAGATTCAAATGTGGGAAAGACGTGTTTGACTTACAGATTCTGCGGGGGCACTTTCCTGAAAAACCCCGAGGCAACGATCGGGGTCGATTTCAGAGAGAGGACGCTAGAGCTTGATGGGGAGACTATCAAG TTGCAGATCTGGGACACGGCAGGTCAGGAGCGTTTCAGGAAGAGCATGGTGGAGCACTACTACCGCAGCGTCCATGCCGTCATCTTCGTGTATGACGTGACCAGCCTCTCCTCCTTTGAGAGCATACCTGAGTGGATTGAAGAGTGCAGCCGACACTGTGTGGGCCCCCTTGTGCCCCGTGTGGTGGTGGGAAACAAGTGCGACCTGAGGGACCGCCGGGAGGTCCCCACCACGGCTGCCCAGTGTCTTGCTGACAGCTACAACTTCCCACTCTTTGAGACTTCAGCCAAAGAACCTGCTGAGAAGGAACATGTTGATGCCATCTTTCTAACTTTGGCTTATAGACTGAAGAGCCACAAACCCCTGAGACTGAAGCAGCCAAGTGAGAGTAATGTCAGTTATCTGTGGAACCAGAGAGAGCAGGAAGCAGCAACTTGCCAATGCTGA
- the katnal1 gene encoding katanin p60 ATPase-containing subunit A-like 1 gives MQLLFSMNLAEICDNAKKGREYALLGNYDSSIVYYQGVIQQIHKHCQSLRDPAIKVKWQQVRQELTEEYEQVNGIMGTLESFKSERPVDILAPQSEERPEDPAVWPPPTPAEHRNLIAVKRPNSAARQHRKDSPGLQHRGAGPGGRSQANPKPDRPGLRDARGTKAKDDKGKKGGGEGDVEQRKFDGTGYDSDLVDSLERDIVSRNPNVHWDDIADLEDAKKLLREAVVLPMWMPDFFKGIRRPWKGVLMVGPPGTGKTMLAKAVATECGTTFFNVSSSTLTSKYRGESEKLVRLLFEMARFYAPTTIFIDEIDSICGRRGTSDEHEASRRVKSELLVQMDGVGGALDSDDPSKMVMVLAATNFPWDIDEALRRRLEKRIYISLPTAIGRVELLKINLREVELADDVDLDFIAEKIEGYSGADITNVCRDASMMAMRRRIQGLSPEEIRALSKDELQMPVTMEDFTLTLKKISKSVSSADLEKYVAWMAEFGSV, from the exons ATGCAG CTGTTATTCAGCATGAATTTGGCAGAGATATGTGACAACGCCAAGAAGGGCCGTGAGTATGCTTTGCTGGGGAACTATGACTCCTCCATTGTGTACTACCAGGGCGTCATTCAGCAAATCCACAAGCACTGTCAGTCCCTCAGAGACCCTGCAATTAAAGTCAAATGGCAACAG GTCAGGCAGGAACTGACTGAGGAGTATGAGCAGGTGAATGGCATCATGGGAACACTCGAAAGCTTTAAGTCAGAGAGGCCAGTTGACATTCTTGCCCCTCAATCTGAGGAGAGACCTGAGGATCCAGCAGTATGGCCCCCTCCTACCCCTGCAgaacacag gaATCTAATTGCAGTGAAGCGCCCCAACAGTGCGGCGAGGCAGCATAGGAAGGACTCCCCTGGTCTGCAGCATCGAGGGGCCGGGCCAGGAGGCCGCAGTCAGGCCAACCCTAAACCAGACCGGCCGGGTTTGAGAGACGCCCGAGGCACAAAGGCCAAAGACGATAAG gGGAAGAAAGGGGGTGGAGAAGGGGATGTAGAGCAGAGGAAGTTTGATGGCACGGGATATGACAGCGACCTCGTGGATTCACTAGAGAGAGATATCGTGTCCCGCAACCCTAATGTGCACTG GGACGACATTGCTGATCTGGAAGATGCTAAGAAGCTGCTGAGAGAAGCGGTGGTGTTGCCCATGTGGATGCCTGACTTCTTTAAGGGCATTCGTCGCCCTTggaag GGCGTGTTAATGGTCGGCCCTCCCGGGACAGGGAAGACCATGTTAGCCAAAGCTGTGGCCACAGAATGTGGGACTACTTTCTTCAATGTGTCCTCCTCCACCCTCACCTCCAAATACAGGGGCGAGTCCGAAAAACTTGTTCGTCTGCTGTTCGAAATG GCTCGCTTttatgcaccaacaaccatcTTCATAGACGAGATTGACTCCATCTGTGGCAGAAGAGGAACATCTGATGAACACGAAGCCAGCCGCAGGGTCAAATCAGAACTTCTGGTTCAGATGGATG GTGTCGGGGGGGCTCTGGATAGTGATGACCCCTCTAAGATGGTGATGGTCCTCGCCGCCACCAACTTCCCATGGGACATCGACGAGGCGTTACGACGACGGCTAGAAAAGCGgatctacatatccctgcccaCAG cgatTGGTCGTGTAGAGCTTCTAAAGATCAACCTGAGGGAGGTGGAGTTGGCTGATGATGTGGACCTGGACTTCATTGCTGAGAAGATCGAAGGCTACTCTGGAGCGGACATCACCAacgtctgcag GGATGCGTCCATGATGGCAATGCGTCGTCGAATCCAAGGCCTAAGCCCAGAGGAGATCCGAGCTCTGTCCAAAGACGAACTGCAGATGCCTGTGACCATGGAGGACTTCACCCTGACACTCAAGAAGATCTCAAAGTCTGTCTCTTCTGCAGACCTGGAGAAATACGTAGCCTGGATGGCTGAGTTTGGGTCAGTATAG
- the LOC144525845 gene encoding p53-induced death domain-containing protein 1 produces MPNKAQEDAVINLKTLQEISSQLGFEWTVLAYELGFNRTEIRRFHTRSTEKSIQARTMLESWYEKSWDKPNKTKVLQDGLERVGRRDLAERLRCLHWGHQKLSQRVELPSAFPYLITVHKTIHNQDALRRINDLNRRYK; encoded by the exons ATGCCAAACAAAGCCCAAGAG gaTGCTGTAATTAACTTGAAGACACTGCAGGAGATTTCCAGTCAGCTTGGTTTTGAGTGGACAGTTTTGGCATATGAACTTGGCTTCAACAGAACCGAGATAAGGCGGTTCCACACCAGATCTACAGAGAAGAGTATCCAGGCTAGGACCATGTTGGAAAGCTG GTATGAGAAGTCATGGGACAAGCCCAATAAGACTAAGGTGCTGCAGGATGGACTGGAGCGAGTAGGCAGACGGGATCTGGCTGAGAGACTACGCTGCCTCCACTGGGGCCACCAGAAGCTGAGCCAAAGGGTTGAGCTGCCTTCTGCCTTTCCTTACCTCATCACAGTCCACAAGACCATCCACAACCAAGATGCACTACGCAGGATCAACGACCTCAACCGTCGATACAAATAA